A region of Astyanax mexicanus isolate ESR-SI-001 chromosome 23, AstMex3_surface, whole genome shotgun sequence DNA encodes the following proteins:
- the LOC111189860 gene encoding uncharacterized protein LOC111189860 isoform X3 encodes MVQRDLREPKLFMMVFGNPLNSHLTFMNRLRQRLSYGEGTSIEESDVIIAFVAISSRAGTDIEAALQEIPQGLAQSIFLVVLHHTFDENWVIPDSRRSVNRRNVFTVDCLFHEDLGFLRCQSNDKALRAVTDHLIFLGVSERSTGDPGRETRRRTQVQPEADGIPERPKPFPRWIAKLLVGIGGVAVASAVVCFIYFLVNPK; translated from the exons ATTTGCGCGAGCCGAAATTGTTCATGATGGTGTTTGGGAACCCGCTTAACTCTCACCTGACGTTTATGAACCGACTCAGGCAACGTCTCAGTTACGGTGAAGGGACTTCAATAGAAGAGAGCGACGTCATCATTGCTTTCGTCGCCATTTCATCTCGAGCTGGAACAGATATTGAAGCTGCTCTTCAGGAAATTCCACAAGGAT TGGCTCAGTCTATTTTTCTAGTGGTGCTCCACCACACCTTTGATGAAAATTGGGTGATTCCAGACAGCAGGCGGTCTGTTAACAGGAGGAACGTCTTCACTGTGGACTGCCTGTTTCATGAAGACCTAGGCTTcctgagatgtcaaagcaacgaCAAGGCTCTGAGAGCAGTTACTGATCATCTTATCTTTTTAGGAGTTTCAGAAAGGTCAACG ggtgacccaggcagggagacgaggaggcggacacaagtgcag CCTGAGGCAGATGGTATCCCTGAAAGACCCAAACCATTCCCTCGCTGGATCGCGAAATTACTGGTTGGGATCGGTGGGGTAGCTGTGGCATCAGCTGTAGTCTGCTTTATCTATTTTTTAGTTAATCCCAAGTAG
- the LOC125787328 gene encoding uncharacterized protein LOC125787328 produces the protein MSSGSTCAAVGCHNNSKKLKLLLESTCFEHQQLRKHCPCPAPYALHSVPKEKGRSLAWLAALKLKYPPKRIYVCSFHFVEKKPTELHPDPELYLGYERPPEKKRRKLVRVSQTASTATNLNEDADGESHCCVAFPLEPSDTGPSGVESSQCTSASQCHSVHTQWEDRTLLDHDYTKTGKEKAMRDQMTQCNDFGYFMLQNDTDSPLYTGLKLETFDTLVSTMEMFNSSAFTMPIRDQLLLTLMKLKLNRVLGDLSRQFCVSQSMASKIISHWIDKLEEVLRPLIPWLPKETIQATMPAAFKTFPNVTCILDCSESLLQKPKNLDSRGESYSHYYSHNTVKYLVAVAPCGLIMFISAAYGGRCSDKFITMDCGILDYLNAGDEVMADRGFLIRDVLFERKGKLVMPSFTKKGAQLTEEQVTATRRIANVRIHVERAIRRLKVYKILSQVVPITMAPKIDKILRVCAALVNLRDELIRDSE, from the exons ATGAGCTCAGGCTCGACGTGTGCAGCTGTCGGGTGCCACAACAACTCAAAAAAGTTGAAGTTGTTGTTGGAAAGTACATGTTTTGAACACCAGCAGCTTCGTAAACACTGTCCGTGTCCGGCGCCTTATGCTTTGCACTCCGTACCGAAGGAGAAGGGAAGGAGCCTAGCGTGGCTTGCAGCTTTAAAACTGAAATATCCTCCAAAGAGGATATATGTTTGCTCGTTTCACTTTGTTGAAAAGAAGCCTACAGAGCTGCATCCTgacccagagctgtatttgggtTACGAAAGACcaccagaaaaaaagagaagaaagctAGTTCGGGTGAGCCAAACGGCATCTACAGCCACCAACCTTAATGAAGATGCAGACGGTGAATCTC ATTGCTGTGTGGCCTTCCCCCTGGAACCCTCTGACACAGGACCCTCAGGAGTTGAAAGCAGTCAATGTACATCTGCCTCACAGTGCCACTCCGTTCACACACAGTGGGAAGACCGCACCCTACTTGATCATGATTACACAAAGACAGGCAAGGAAAAGGCTATGCGGGACCAGATGACACAGTGTAATGACTTTGGGTACTTCATGCTTCAGAATGACACAGATTCCCCGCTGTACACTGGCTTAAAACTTGAAACATTTGACACCCTTGTTTCAACAATGGAAATGTTTAACAGCAGTGCGTTTACAATGCCCATACGAGACCAACTACTGTTGACCCTTATGAAATTGAAACTGAACCGTGTGTTAGGAGATCTGAGCAGGCAATTCTGTGTATCACAGAGTATGGCAAGTAAGATCATCTCACATTGGATTGACAAATTGGAGGAAGTCTTACGACCCCTTATTCCATGGCTTCCAAAGGAAACTATCCAGGCAACAATGCCAGCCgcatttaaaacatttccaaaTGTTACATGTATTTTAGACTGCAGCGAGAGCCTACTACAAAAACCCAAAAACTTGGATTCAAGGGGAGAATCATATAGCCATTACTATTCACACAACACAGTAAAATATCTTGTAGCAGTTGCCCCATGTGGACTTATCATGTTCATCTCTGCAGCTTATGGTGGTCGATGCAGTGATAAATTTATAACAATGGACTGTGGGATTTTAGATTACTTGAATGCTGGAGATGAAGTAATGGCAGACCGGGGCTTTTTAATAAGAGATGTACTCTTTGAAAGGAAAGGAAAGTTAGTAATGCCATCATTCACTAAAAAAGGAGCTCAGCTCACTGAGGAACAGGTCACTGCAACTAGAAGAATAGCAAATGTTAGAATCCATGTGGAGAGAGCAATTAGACGTTTGAAAGTATATAAAATTCTGTCACAGGTTGTACCAATTACCATGGCTCCTAAGATAGACAAAATTCTCAGAGTATGTGCTGCCCTTGTGAACCTGAGGGATGAACTTATTCGTGATTCTGAGTAA
- the LOC111189860 gene encoding uncharacterized protein LOC111189860 isoform X2, protein MVQRDLREPKLFMMVFGNPLNSHLTFMNRLRQRLSYGEGTSIEESDVIIAFVAISSRAGTDIEAALQEIPQGLAQSIFLVVLHHTFDENWVIPDSRRSVNRRNVFTVDCLFHEDLGFLRCQSNDKALRAVTDHLIFLGVSERSTGDPGRETRRRTQVQPEADGIPERPKPFPRWIAKLLVGIGGVAVASAVVCFIYFLVNPK, encoded by the exons ATGGTGCAGCGAG ATTTGCGCGAGCCGAAATTGTTCATGATGGTGTTTGGGAACCCGCTTAACTCTCACCTGACGTTTATGAACCGACTCAGGCAACGTCTCAGTTACGGTGAAGGGACTTCAATAGAAGAGAGCGACGTCATCATTGCTTTCGTCGCCATTTCATCTCGAGCTGGAACAGATATTGAAGCTGCTCTTCAGGAAATTCCACAAGGAT TGGCTCAGTCTATTTTTCTAGTGGTGCTCCACCACACCTTTGATGAAAATTGGGTGATTCCAGACAGCAGGCGGTCTGTTAACAGGAGGAACGTCTTCACTGTGGACTGCCTGTTTCATGAAGACCTAGGCTTcctgagatgtcaaagcaacgaCAAGGCTCTGAGAGCAGTTACTGATCATCTTATCTTTTTAGGAGTTTCAGAAAGGTCAACG ggtgacccaggcagggagacgaggaggcggacacaagtgcag CCTGAGGCAGATGGTATCCCTGAAAGACCCAAACCATTCCCTCGCTGGATCGCGAAATTACTGGTTGGGATCGGTGGGGTAGCTGTGGCATCAGCTGTAGTCTGCTTTATCTATTTTTTAGTTAATCCCAAGTAG